TCAACTCTATTATCCCTACGTGGATAAAGCACGCTCGATCGGAAACATCGCCAGCATCGTGGATGAAATGATCGGAGACATAAATGCTTCACACACCGGATTTTATCCCCGCTCGGACAGCGAGCGAAACTTCCGTTCCTCCGCGTATCTGGGCTTGGAGCTGGATTATTCCACTCGCCTTGATGAAGGGATCAGGATCGACATCGTCTATCCCGGATTGCGCTTGCATCACTACTTCAAACTGCAGAGCGGAGACATTTTGACCCAGATCGATGGAGTAAGGATAACAGCCGGCACTCCCATCGATTCTCTGCTATTGGATAAAGTGGGCAAACTCATCCGATTGACATACATCCGAAACGGACGCTCCCTCGAGGCGAGCTTGAAAGGACTTTCCTGGGCGGAGCAACGACGCATGGATTATGACTACAAAAACAACCGCAGCCGAGATTTGGTCAACAAACTCAGCGACAACCGCGTCGGCTATATCCACATCCCCGCCATGGGCAACCGCGATTATGAAAACTTCACCCGCGAGCTATACAGGGACAACGCGGACAAGGAAGCGCTCATCATCGACGTGCGCGGAAACGTTGGAGGCAGAATCCACGACCAGCTTCTTACGCTGTTAATGAAAAAGCATTATGCCTACTCCTCAAACCGCCGCAGAGCGTTTGAGCAATATCCGGAACCCTTCCGCGTCTGGGAATCGTCCCTCAATCGTTTTGGTGGACGAACGCTCCTTCTCGGATGGCGAGATATTCCCCATCCTCTATCAAGAGCTCAAGCTCGGAAAGGTGGTCGGTATTCCATCCAGCGGAGCCGTGATTGGCACCTGGGAATATCAGCTTCTGGACGGATCTTCGATGCGTATGCCCGGTTCAGGATGGTATAAACTGGACGGAACGAACATGGAAGGCAGCGGTGCCATGCCGGATATTATCGTTGAAAACAGCCCGAACGACATCATCTCCGAACGCGACAATCAACTCATCCGTACGATCGAAGAGATCATACGGGATCTGAAGCCAAAGCGCTAAGATCATAAAGGGGATATGATACTCACATGAATGATATCGAACTCGGCAACCTGATTCTGAGGGCGGAAGCCCTGATGAAAAGCAATTGGCTGCATGGCTATCATCTATTGCTGCAGGCAGCCCAGGAGCATCCTGACGACCCGCGCGGCTGGCTCAGTCTGGGTGATTTCTATCACGGCAGAAGCCGCCACGAGGAAGCCATCAAAGCATATCAATCCGCGTTGAGGCTGCAACCGAAAGATAATCAACTGCAAACTGTGATCGGCAATTGCTATTTCGCGATGGGGGATTATCGCATCGCTATCATATACTATGATCAGGTCATAAACCCCAGCCCCGAAGTCGGCTACAACAAAGCGCTGGCACTGGCATACCAAGGCAAGCATCGCGAAAGCATCGCTATCATGAAGGATTTGCTCGATCTGATCGACAACAATCCCTTCATCTATTTCCTGCTGGTCGAACAGCTTTTGCGCGTGAGTGATTATGCCGCCGCTCAGCGCTACCTGAAAAAAGCCGAAGCCCGCATCGGAAAGCACAAACATATCATGCTGCTCAAAGCCATCACCTACGCCAAGCAGGAGATATGGCTCACCGCCTACCACGCCTTCAATGAATATATGCAAAGCGGCAGCCTCCAACTGGCGGATCACATGCTCACCTTTGCGCTCTGCGCGCTGAATATCGGTATGCCAAACCGCAGCATCGAGATCTTGGAAAGTGCAGTGCTGGAAAATCCCTACAAAAGCCAGCTCTATGAAGAACTGGTGCGCCTGCTGATCGCCCAGAATAAACGCGCCCGCGCCAGAGAGGTTTTGAAGATCGCCAATGATAAACTCAGCTCGATGAATCCCGTTCTCAAACTCCTGCAGGCAAGGCTTGGAACGGAATACGAGGATTAAGAAGGATTCCCCGCTCATGATCTATCGGATGCTCAATCCCCTGTTGCCTTATGACTGGGGGTCGTCAAGCTATATTCAAAACCTGTTGGGACGAAAGGATTTGGAGGGAAAACCCGTTGCTGAAATGTGGCTGGGCGCGCATCCCAAAGCGCCTTCATCCGTCATTCCAGCGAAGGCTGGAACTGGAAAGGGAATCCATCCAACCCCAAAAAACCTTCCATCCCTCATCGCCGCAGACCCTCAAAAGCATCTGGGAAGAAGGCACGACCTCTTCTCAGACCGCCTTCCCTTCCTGCTCAAAATCCTCGCGGCAAGAATGCCGCTTTCGATCCAGGCACATCCCAATCTCAAACAGGCGCGTGAGGGATTCAAGCGGGAAAACCTGCAAGGCATCCACCTCGACGCCCAAGAGCGCAACTATAAGGACGACAACCACAAGCCGGAACTGATCTGCGCTCTCACTCCCTTTCTGGCGTTGTGCGGATTCAGAGCCTATGAAGAGATCATCGCCAATTTCCGCGTCCTGCATCTGGAATCCGTCTTCCGCTGCTTTGCCGATTTCGTGGAAGCTCCAAACCCCGGCGCTCTGCAAAATCTCTTTATCGCCATGCTCTTTAGCGAAGGTCAAACCCGCAAAGACCACATCAACAGACTACTCCGGGCTTTATACCTTTCCACCGATGAAGCCTTGAACGCCTGCATTCATCGATTGGCAGAACATTTTCCCGATGACATCGGCATCTATGCTCCTCTCTTTTTGAACCTTATCGAGCTCAAACCAGCAGAGGCGATGTATCTCGAAGCGGGTGTCCTGCATGCTTATCTTGAGGGAGCGGGTATCGAGATCATGGCAAATTCGGACAATGTTCTCCGTGGTGGTCTCACACCCAAACATATTGATCTGCAAGAACTTGCGCGCGTTGTCAGCTTCCATCCATACTCACCATCTCTCATTGGAAATGAAGCGGGAAACCACAAGATCACCGATTACGATTGTCCCGCAACCGAATTTCATCTCCAGCGCCTGAGCTTGTCCGAAGATGAAGAATACACTTTGGAAGACATCGATTTACCCAGAATCCTGCTCTGCATGGATGGAACCTGCATTTGCAAAGCCAATGATCTGAGCGTATTTCTCACTGCCGGTCAATCCATCTTCGTACCCGCGGACAACAAATCCCTTTTGGTAAAAGGCGGCGCCACTCTCTTCATTGCCTCCCCAAG
The genomic region above belongs to Candidatus Cloacimonadaceae bacterium and contains:
- the manA gene encoding mannose-6-phosphate isomerase, class I, whose protein sequence is MIYRMLNPLLPYDWGSSSYIQNLLGRKDLEGKPVAEMWLGAHPKAPSSVIPAKAGTGKGIHPTPKNLPSLIAADPQKHLGRRHDLFSDRLPFLLKILAARMPLSIQAHPNLKQAREGFKRENLQGIHLDAQERNYKDDNHKPELICALTPFLALCGFRAYEEIIANFRVLHLESVFRCFADFVEAPNPGALQNLFIAMLFSEGQTRKDHINRLLRALYLSTDEALNACIHRLAEHFPDDIGIYAPLFLNLIELKPAEAMYLEAGVLHAYLEGAGIEIMANSDNVLRGGLTPKHIDLQELARVVSFHPYSPSLIGNEAGNHKITDYDCPATEFHLQRLSLSEDEEYTLEDIDLPRILLCMDGTCICKANDLSVFLTAGQSIFVPADNKSLLVKGGATLFIASPSLQ
- a CDS encoding tetratricopeptide repeat protein translates to MNDIELGNLILRAEALMKSNWLHGYHLLLQAAQEHPDDPRGWLSLGDFYHGRSRHEEAIKAYQSALRLQPKDNQLQTVIGNCYFAMGDYRIAIIYYDQVINPSPEVGYNKALALAYQGKHRESIAIMKDLLDLIDNNPFIYFLLVEQLLRVSDYAAAQRYLKKAEARIGKHKHIMLLKAITYAKQEIWLTAYHAFNEYMQSGSLQLADHMLTFALCALNIGMPNRSIEILESAVLENPYKSQLYEELVRLLIAQNKRARAREVLKIANDKLSSMNPVLKLLQARLGTEYED
- a CDS encoding S41 family peptidase yields the protein MPTPQTAAERLSNIRNPSASGNRPSIVLVDERSFSDGEIFPILYQELKLGKVVGIPSSGAVIGTWEYQLLDGSSMRMPGSGWYKLDGTNMEGSGAMPDIIVENSPNDIISERDNQLIRTIEEIIRDLKPKR